In a single window of the Thermoplasmatales archaeon genome:
- a CDS encoding helix-turn-helix domain-containing protein, with translation MSEKSKGALEVTVSVKRSDCLVTNLMSEMSSGCSVERLKIGKNTTIHRIICSNDNFEDTYIRLKKISLSIIRVGKNTIWAEVPSCSACRYFSSSDAVVLGTRNIKEDVVAFRLLIQNSYRLKTIEKTLELSGLMPKIEDISLESSDVLTEREKEVLEAAYSHGYFDSDRKMTLTEIAESMGVSAASLSDVLRRGTKKVIKYYLENLLLDGKK, from the coding sequence TTGTCTGAAAAAAGCAAAGGAGCCCTCGAAGTAACAGTTTCGGTAAAGAGATCAGACTGTCTGGTCACGAATCTTATGTCGGAGATGAGTAGTGGCTGTTCAGTAGAACGCCTTAAGATTGGAAAGAATACTACGATCCACAGAATTATTTGTTCAAACGATAATTTTGAAGACACCTATATTAGATTGAAAAAAATAAGTCTGAGCATTATAAGGGTCGGAAAGAACACGATATGGGCTGAAGTTCCGAGTTGTTCCGCGTGCAGGTATTTTTCATCATCGGATGCGGTCGTGTTGGGAACACGAAATATAAAAGAAGATGTTGTTGCCTTTCGATTGCTCATTCAAAACTCATACAGGCTTAAAACTATAGAAAAGACGCTTGAGCTGAGCGGGCTCATGCCGAAGATTGAGGATATTTCGCTGGAGAGCTCTGACGTATTGACAGAAAGGGAAAAGGAAGTTCTGGAAGCAGCATATTCACACGGATATTTTGATTCCGATAGGAAAATGACTCTCACCGAAATTGCTGAATCCATGGGCGTGTCCGCTGCCTCCCTCTCCGATGTCCTAAGGCGCGGTACAAAAAAGGTAATCAAATACTATCTAGAAAATCTCCTTCTGGATGGAAAGAAATGA
- a CDS encoding PLP-dependent aminotransferase family protein codes for MGFRYSNLLRNIRPSEIRQLSKYAASKDIISFSGGMPNPLTFPIGDMEKIMDDVLEESGDIALQYGNTGGLDALKSEIKRLIKETENINVDEQEIIVTSGSQQGLYELGKILVNPGEPIITEEPTYVGAISAFDANLVDFHSIDMDEEGMRTDLTEDVVKKLVAEGHPPKFIYVIPTFQNPTGITMNEDRRKHILEIASRYDIPVIEDNPYGELRFSGRRMPTLKSLDQEGRVIYLGTFSKIMCPGLRIGYTVAPTELISKINLLKQALDLSSSTFSQFVAWQYLKRDIHKKQIPKSIVLYRKLKDTMLDALNEYFPEGSSWSKPDGGMFLWATVDPSINTTEMLKEALQSGVIYVSGNAFSPAKKQWNSMRLNYTFSDEAAISSGIRKLSELLKKKLSYNEQVSSAGK; via the coding sequence ATGGGGTTTCGATATTCTAACCTTTTGAGAAATATCAGGCCGTCTGAAATCAGGCAACTTTCCAAGTATGCAGCCTCTAAGGACATTATATCCTTTAGCGGCGGTATGCCAAATCCGTTGACCTTTCCCATAGGGGACATGGAGAAGATCATGGACGACGTTCTTGAGGAGAGCGGCGACATTGCACTTCAGTATGGCAATACTGGTGGTCTCGACGCCTTGAAATCTGAGATTAAGAGGCTTATAAAAGAGACAGAAAACATAAACGTTGACGAGCAGGAAATAATCGTTACTTCAGGTTCCCAGCAGGGCCTCTACGAGCTTGGGAAAATACTTGTCAATCCCGGAGAGCCTATCATAACTGAAGAACCGACATATGTTGGTGCTATCTCAGCATTTGACGCGAATCTTGTCGATTTTCATTCCATAGATATGGATGAAGAGGGGATGAGAACTGATCTGACGGAAGACGTGGTGAAGAAGCTTGTTGCAGAAGGTCATCCTCCAAAGTTCATATACGTAATCCCGACATTTCAAAACCCAACCGGAATTACTATGAACGAGGATAGAAGAAAACACATTTTAGAAATAGCCTCACGATATGATATCCCGGTAATAGAGGACAACCCCTACGGTGAACTTCGATTCTCCGGACGGAGAATGCCCACTCTGAAAAGTTTAGATCAAGAAGGGCGGGTTATTTATCTTGGAACGTTTTCTAAGATCATGTGTCCCGGCCTGAGAATTGGATATACTGTGGCCCCAACCGAGTTAATCTCAAAGATCAATCTGCTTAAGCAGGCACTTGATCTCTCGTCCAGCACTTTCTCTCAGTTTGTTGCCTGGCAGTACTTGAAAAGGGACATCCACAAGAAGCAGATACCAAAATCTATAGTGTTATACCGCAAATTGAAAGACACCATGCTGGATGCGCTAAATGAATATTTTCCGGAAGGTTCCTCTTGGTCCAAGCCAGATGGTGGTATGTTTCTTTGGGCTACTGTTGATCCATCAATTAACACGACTGAGATGTTAAAGGAAGCCTTGCAAAGTGGTGTCATATATGTGAGCGGAAATGCTTTCTCTCCTGCAAAGAAGCAGTGGAACAGTATGAGGTTGAATTATACCTTCTCAGATGAAGCTGCTATCAGCTCCGGTATCCGTAAATTATCCGAACTGCTGAAGAAAAAGCTTTCTTATAACGAACAAGTATCTTCTGCGGGAAAATGA
- a CDS encoding pantetheine-phosphate adenylyltransferase, whose amino-acid sequence MRAVLGGTFSRLHLGHKAMIDAAFNVADEVIVGLTSDKYLKSHKYYRAPTYGYRKARLEKYLSKFKRSYSIYPLDTKYGSTLSSNDYDFIIVSEETKKVALDINKKRTEAGLKPLTIVSVPIVLAEDLFPLSSTRILNHEVRSNGHRILPVRIGIATQNDLKVNSASLFFKSIMKNFIVEKIDKYDLDTDQPLANDTQRMALKRAQKALGDRDYGLGIESGVYRDPVTGKSLDFHCCIVVDRYSRATVGYSSGFEVPENIVYLIKNGKNESDAFKVLYGENNIGNKEGIVGEISRTKVVREQLIIESIRNAFIPRIGPSFYDMDLKVL is encoded by the coding sequence ATGAGGGCTGTTCTGGGGGGTACATTCTCGAGGCTGCATCTTGGCCACAAAGCCATGATCGATGCGGCTTTCAACGTAGCTGATGAAGTGATAGTTGGACTTACATCGGATAAGTATTTAAAGTCCCACAAATATTATCGTGCTCCAACCTACGGCTACAGGAAAGCAAGACTGGAGAAATATCTGTCTAAATTTAAAAGGTCATACTCTATTTACCCCCTTGACACCAAATACGGCAGCACGCTTTCCAGCAACGACTATGATTTTATCATCGTCTCGGAGGAGACTAAAAAAGTCGCATTAGACATAAACAAGAAGAGAACAGAGGCAGGTCTAAAACCCCTAACTATAGTATCTGTTCCAATTGTCCTAGCAGAGGACCTTTTCCCCCTGAGTTCAACAAGGATACTGAACCATGAAGTCAGATCAAATGGGCATAGGATATTGCCTGTAAGAATCGGTATCGCAACACAAAACGATCTTAAGGTTAACAGTGCCAGTTTATTCTTCAAAAGCATAATGAAAAATTTCATCGTAGAGAAGATCGACAAATATGATCTCGATACGGATCAACCACTCGCGAACGATACACAGAGAATGGCGCTAAAGAGGGCACAAAAGGCGCTTGGAGACAGAGACTATGGATTAGGTATTGAATCTGGTGTCTACAGGGATCCGGTGACAGGAAAATCGCTGGATTTCCATTGTTGCATTGTTGTTGACAGATACTCTAGGGCGACTGTAGGGTACAGCAGCGGCTTCGAGGTGCCTGAAAATATAGTATATTTAATAAAGAATGGCAAAAACGAATCAGATGCTTTTAAGGTTCTTTATGGTGAAAACAACATAGGAAACAAAGAAGGAATTGTTGGGGAAATCTCCAGAACAAAAGTTGTCAGGGAGCAGTTAATCATAGAGTCCATAAGGAACGCTTTTATTCCGCGTATCGGTCCTTCTTTTTATGACATGGACTTGAAAGTTCTCTGA
- a CDS encoding metal-sulfur cluster assembly factor, producing MVTKEEILEQLKQVSDPEIGMDIVNLGLVYDIQINGDRVYIKMTMTAPTCPVTPWILSQAQTIVENMEGVEAADVELVWEPPWNPSMMTDEAKEALNMG from the coding sequence ATGGTAACCAAGGAAGAGATATTAGAGCAGCTTAAGCAGGTCTCAGATCCAGAGATTGGGATGGACATAGTCAACTTAGGCTTGGTTTACGATATTCAGATTAACGGAGACAGAGTTTATATAAAAATGACAATGACGGCTCCAACCTGTCCGGTTACGCCGTGGATCCTTTCACAGGCTCAAACGATTGTGGAGAACATGGAAGGTGTTGAAGCCGCCGATGTGGAACTCGTATGGGAACCTCCTTGGAATCCATCAATGATGACTGATGAAGCTAAGGAAGCTCTAAATATGGGATAA
- a CDS encoding acetate uptake transporter: MTDFPEHGLFDKALMADPAPLGLAGFAFTTFLLSFVNAGFLGGTSVSVVVPLAIAYGGLAQLIAGSWEMRRGNTFGFTAFTSYGAFWEFYALLNILPAAHLVVAPPAFAIGWALILWGIFTLYMWGGAMMANVSLNLTFLTLWLTFVLLGLGAIYTNITLTHVGGYMGIFAAFFASYTSFAIIINSIRPNTVPTGPGIHRRKK; this comes from the coding sequence ATGACGGATTTTCCGGAACACGGCTTGTTCGATAAGGCGCTCATGGCTGATCCAGCCCCACTTGGTCTGGCTGGTTTCGCTTTTACGACCTTTTTATTGAGCTTTGTCAACGCGGGATTTCTCGGAGGAACAAGCGTAAGTGTGGTAGTTCCGCTTGCGATCGCCTATGGTGGACTTGCCCAGCTCATAGCAGGGTCTTGGGAAATGCGACGCGGCAACACGTTTGGCTTTACCGCGTTCACCAGCTATGGTGCTTTTTGGGAATTCTATGCACTGTTGAATATATTGCCTGCTGCTCACCTGGTTGTTGCGCCACCTGCTTTCGCTATTGGATGGGCACTGATCCTTTGGGGAATATTTACGCTATACATGTGGGGAGGGGCGATGATGGCAAATGTGTCCCTAAATCTTACATTCCTGACACTGTGGCTAACTTTCGTGCTTCTGGGTCTTGGAGCAATTTACACAAATATTACATTAACACATGTCGGCGGATACATGGGAATCTTTGCCGCGTTCTTCGCCTCTTATACAAGCTTCGCTATAATCATAAATTCAATAAGACCGAATACCGTACCGACAGGACCGGGGATACATCGCAGGAAAAAATAA
- the acs gene encoding acetate--CoA ligase, producing MTEAEDEIITLPVDERYHTAIESYKKVYKESLEQPETFWNREAGIIDWFKKWDKVLDDSNPPFFRWFVNGKLNASYNAVDRHVLGGKRNKVAYIWVAENGDEKIVSYDGLYYRVNNFAKALLDMGIKKGDRIILYMPMILEAPVAMLAAARIGATFSFVFAGFGASALAERINDSRATLVVTADGSFRAGKIVKLKEIVDEALTMSSTVKTVVVVKRTGKDVPMQEGRDVWWDDVMGHGANYVKPEEMDANDPLYILYTSGTTGKPKGVVHSTGGYSVWVANTLKWAFNPGDDDRWWCAADIGWVTGHSYIVFAPLFLGLTSIIYEGAITYPAPDRLWEIIEKYRVNMLYTSPTAIRTLMRYGTKYPKMHDLSTLKVLGTVGEPINPAAWKWYFENIGDSKTPIIDTYWQTETGGFVISPSNGLGLSPLKPGSATFPVPGIDPTILDENGKEVKTGQKGFLVFRKPWPGMFMTLNNDDERYKEVYFKKYGMYYTGDYSVNDHDGYFWLLGRADEVLKVSGHRLGTIEIEDALISSNEVAESAVFGRPHEVKGDAIIAFVVLKEGEGGDGDIVSKLRNHVRETLGPIYTPDEIHVVGALPKTRSGKIMRRVVKAVFLNQVPGDISTLENSVSVDEIKSAIELVKRETSL from the coding sequence ATGACAGAAGCAGAAGATGAAATTATAACTTTGCCGGTGGATGAAAGGTACCATACAGCGATAGAATCATACAAAAAGGTATATAAGGAATCCTTGGAGCAACCTGAAACTTTCTGGAATCGTGAAGCAGGCATAATAGACTGGTTCAAGAAATGGGATAAGGTACTGGACGATTCTAATCCACCATTCTTCAGGTGGTTCGTCAACGGAAAACTAAACGCTTCTTATAATGCGGTTGACAGGCATGTACTTGGTGGAAAGCGAAATAAAGTGGCTTATATCTGGGTTGCTGAGAACGGTGACGAGAAGATTGTTTCATATGACGGTTTATATTATCGTGTCAATAATTTTGCAAAGGCCCTTCTCGACATGGGGATAAAGAAAGGAGATCGAATTATTCTTTACATGCCTATGATCCTGGAAGCACCTGTTGCCATGCTTGCTGCTGCACGTATAGGTGCAACGTTTTCATTCGTTTTCGCTGGATTTGGTGCCTCTGCGCTTGCAGAAAGAATCAATGATTCTCGGGCAACACTCGTCGTTACTGCAGACGGCTCGTTCCGTGCAGGGAAAATTGTAAAATTGAAAGAGATCGTTGATGAGGCCCTTACGATGTCATCAACGGTCAAGACAGTCGTCGTGGTTAAAAGGACCGGTAAAGATGTCCCGATGCAAGAGGGGAGAGATGTATGGTGGGATGACGTTATGGGTCATGGGGCCAATTACGTGAAGCCAGAAGAAATGGATGCAAACGACCCACTGTATATCCTCTATACCTCAGGCACAACCGGAAAGCCAAAGGGTGTAGTTCACTCTACAGGTGGCTATTCTGTATGGGTTGCGAATACGCTGAAATGGGCATTTAATCCTGGTGACGATGACAGATGGTGGTGCGCTGCCGATATAGGTTGGGTTACAGGACACAGCTATATTGTTTTCGCTCCTCTCTTTCTTGGCCTGACATCGATAATCTATGAGGGTGCAATAACGTATCCTGCGCCCGATAGGCTGTGGGAAATAATCGAGAAGTACAGGGTGAACATGCTGTACACTTCGCCTACAGCGATCAGGACTCTGATGAGATATGGCACAAAATACCCGAAGATGCACGATCTCAGCACGTTGAAGGTCCTTGGAACCGTAGGTGAGCCGATAAATCCAGCAGCATGGAAATGGTATTTTGAGAATATAGGAGATTCAAAAACCCCGATCATCGACACGTACTGGCAGACAGAAACCGGTGGCTTTGTGATATCTCCCTCAAATGGACTCGGTCTTTCTCCGCTAAAACCAGGATCGGCAACATTTCCCGTCCCGGGAATTGATCCAACCATTCTTGACGAGAATGGCAAAGAGGTAAAAACCGGTCAAAAAGGATTCCTGGTTTTCAGGAAACCGTGGCCCGGTATGTTCATGACATTGAACAACGACGATGAGAGGTATAAAGAGGTGTACTTCAAAAAATATGGCATGTATTATACAGGGGATTATTCCGTCAACGATCACGACGGTTACTTCTGGTTGCTTGGTCGTGCCGACGAGGTACTGAAGGTCTCCGGTCACCGACTAGGCACCATTGAGATTGAGGACGCATTGATATCTTCCAACGAAGTTGCAGAATCCGCTGTTTTTGGCCGTCCCCATGAAGTGAAAGGTGACGCGATCATTGCTTTCGTGGTCCTGAAGGAAGGAGAGGGAGGTGATGGCGACATTGTTTCCAAACTGAGGAACCATGTAAGGGAAACACTTGGACCTATTTACACGCCAGACGAAATTCATGTTGTAGGTGCCCTTCCCAAGACAAGGAGTGGCAAGATCATGCGAAGAGTCGTTAAAGCAGTATTTCTCAATCAGGTTCCTGGAGACATTAGCACCTTGGAAAATTCGGTTTCTGTGGACGAGATCAAATCGGCTATAGAACTTGTAAAGAGAGAAACATCTCTCTAG
- a CDS encoding TATA-box-binding protein, whose amino-acid sequence MSEREKITVENIVASTSLAEHLDLSRIALALDGSEYEPEQFPGLIYRLHEPKTAVLIFRSGKVNCTGAKNLANVKKTIDIIISKLKKAGIKVTDKPEIVVQNIVAVYDLESELNLTDIAMSLGLENVEYEPEQFPGLVYRVEEPRVVLLLFGSGKVVCTGAKEESEIEQAVTKVKKELQKVGLI is encoded by the coding sequence ATGAGTGAACGTGAAAAAATTACCGTCGAAAATATAGTTGCTTCAACCTCTCTGGCTGAACATCTTGATTTGAGTAGAATCGCCCTGGCGCTGGATGGTTCTGAATATGAGCCGGAGCAGTTTCCAGGATTGATTTACAGACTGCACGAACCTAAGACAGCAGTCCTGATATTCAGGAGTGGAAAGGTAAATTGTACGGGTGCGAAAAACCTAGCAAATGTTAAGAAAACAATAGATATCATTATTAGCAAGTTAAAAAAGGCAGGGATCAAGGTTACTGATAAACCTGAGATTGTTGTTCAGAATATAGTCGCGGTTTATGATCTTGAATCCGAACTCAATCTAACAGACATAGCCATGTCATTGGGTTTGGAGAATGTCGAGTATGAGCCTGAGCAATTCCCGGGCTTGGTTTACAGGGTCGAAGAACCTCGTGTTGTTCTTCTCTTGTTCGGTTCCGGAAAGGTAGTATGCACCGGTGCGAAGGAAGAGAGTGAGATCGAGCAGGCTGTAACAAAAGTGAAGAAAGAGCTGCAAAAAGTCGGTTTGATCTAG
- the truD gene encoding tRNA pseudouridine(13) synthase TruD, with protein sequence MTKDNEPKERAVGISGFSSSPNEKVGGSIKLDPEDFIVEEVPDNMNEDPNGKYTALKIQLKNWDTNRFISFLARRLQISKKRITYAGTKDKRAITTQYFTVNGTIDQSSVELRDCNVLEIFKCNRMLKLGDLRGNTFTINIHYDENDREKILRIYDEVLQNGGFPNFFGLQRFGEIRTNTHKIGRLILEGDIERAVRTYIYDREIDTEDYRVQFGETNDPCLALNSFPKHLSFERSLLGYLCAHGEIRDAFSVLPRNLAIMFVHAYQSYIFNNVLSERLLKFGRLDKVVSGDIMYKIDELFNSAKDSEIKENGYNMDKLQQLSITDKIRPTIIVPGYESVIPKGDEGEIEARVLENERIELEQFKILNHPELSSKGERRIISAKPVNFIINNDGSFKFTLGRGIYATSFLREFIKF encoded by the coding sequence ATGACTAAAGATAACGAACCAAAAGAGAGAGCCGTTGGGATCTCTGGTTTCTCTTCCTCACCAAACGAGAAGGTAGGCGGTTCAATAAAACTCGATCCGGAAGATTTCATTGTTGAAGAGGTACCTGATAACATGAATGAAGATCCTAACGGGAAATACACTGCACTCAAGATCCAGTTGAAAAACTGGGATACAAACAGGTTCATTTCTTTTCTTGCAAGACGTCTGCAAATAAGCAAGAAAAGGATAACATACGCAGGAACCAAGGACAAAAGGGCGATAACTACACAGTATTTCACAGTAAACGGGACTATCGATCAATCCAGCGTTGAGCTCAGGGACTGCAACGTGCTGGAGATTTTTAAATGCAACAGAATGCTTAAGCTGGGTGATCTTAGAGGAAACACCTTCACTATAAACATTCATTACGACGAGAACGATCGGGAAAAAATTCTCAGGATATACGATGAAGTGTTACAAAACGGAGGTTTCCCTAATTTTTTCGGCTTGCAGAGATTTGGAGAAATTAGGACAAACACACACAAAATAGGAAGGCTGATACTGGAAGGGGACATTGAGAGGGCAGTTAGAACTTACATTTACGATAGAGAGATCGACACCGAGGATTATCGCGTTCAATTCGGAGAAACAAACGATCCATGCCTTGCCTTGAACTCATTTCCTAAACATCTCTCCTTTGAACGCTCACTTTTAGGTTATCTTTGCGCACATGGAGAGATAAGGGACGCTTTTTCTGTCCTCCCTCGAAATCTTGCAATTATGTTCGTCCACGCATACCAGAGCTACATTTTCAATAATGTACTTTCTGAAAGGTTGTTAAAGTTTGGCAGACTAGATAAAGTTGTTTCTGGAGATATTATGTATAAGATAGATGAGCTGTTTAATTCTGCAAAGGATTCAGAAATCAAGGAGAACGGTTACAACATGGATAAGCTTCAACAATTGTCTATTACGGACAAGATTAGGCCTACGATAATCGTTCCGGGCTATGAATCTGTCATACCAAAAGGGGATGAGGGTGAGATAGAAGCACGTGTTCTGGAGAATGAAAGAATTGAACTGGAACAGTTCAAGATCCTGAACCATCCTGAACTTTCTTCCAAGGGAGAAAGAAGGATAATAAGCGCAAAACCTGTTAATTTTATAATAAACAATGATGGAAGCTTTAAATTCACCCTCGGAAGAGGTATTTACGCTACGTCGTTTCTTAGAGAATTTATAAAATTTTAG